From a region of the Oryza sativa Japonica Group chromosome 6, ASM3414082v1 genome:
- the LOC107281261 gene encoding aspartyl protease family protein At5g10770 produces the protein MASAIASSIFLCLLLLLLPHLGYSYHTSRYTRGSTHFVVRRSDDLPRASAPPVSCSPIPSGASNGKKLPVLHRLNPCSPLNAGGKQSTTSSVDVSHRAGRRLRSLFAAVQSGDDAAPAPAPAAASGGVTIPTTGTPEPGAPGFHDYTVVVGYGTPAQQLAMAFDTGLGISLVRCAACRPGAPCDGLASFDPSRSSTFAPVPCGSPDCRSGCSSGSTPSCPLTSFPFLSGAVAQDVLTLTPSASVDDFTFGCVEGSSGEPLGAAGLLDLSRDSRSVASRLAADAGGTFSYCLPLSTTSSHGFLAIGEADVPHNRTARVTAVAPLVYDPAFPNHYVIDLAGVSLGGRDIPIPPHAATASAAMVLDTALPYTYMKPSMYAPLRDAFRRAMARYPRAPAMGDLDTCYNFTGVRHEVLIPLVHLTFRGIGGGGGGQVLGLGADQMFYMSEPGNFFSVTCLAFAALPSDGDAEAPLAMVMGTLAQSSMEVVHDVPGGKIGFIPGSC, from the exons ATGGCTTCAGCCATTGCCTCCTCCATCTTCCTTtgcctccttcttcttcttcttcctcacctcGGCTATTCATACCACACCAGCCGCTACACTCGAGGGTCCACGCATTTCGTCGTTCGCCGCTCCGATGACCTTCCACgggcctcggcgccgccggtgtCCTGCTCGCCTATCCCTTCCG GTGCGAGTAATGGCAAGAAGCTACCTGTGCTGCACCGGCTGAATCCATGCTCCCCTCTCAATGCCGGAGGGAAGCAGAGCACCACGTCGTCGGTGGACGTCtcccaccgcgccggccgccgtctccGCTCCCTGTTCGCCGCCGTCCAGTCCGGCGACGACGCAGCGCCAGCCCCTGCGCCTGCTGCTGCATCGGGCGGCGTCACCATCCCCACCACCGGCACCCCCGAGCCCGGTGCGCCCGGCTTCCACGACtacaccgtcgtcgtcggctaCGGCACGCCGGCGCAGCAGCTCGCCATGGCGTTCGACACCGGCCTCGGCATCTCCCTGGTGCGGTGCGCGGCGTGCCGCCCCGGGGCGCCCTGCGACGGCCTGGCGTCGTTCGACCCCTCCCGGTCGTCGACGTTCGCCCCCGTGCCGTGCGGCTCGCCGGACTGCCGGAGCGGCTGCTCGTCAGGGTCGACGCCGTCGTGTCCCCTCACGTCATTCCCGTTCTTGTCCGGCGCCGTGGCTCAGGACGTGCTCACGCTCACGCCGTCGGCGAGCGTCGACGACTTCACGTTCGGCTGCGTCGAGGGCTCCAGCGGCGAGCCCTTGGGCGCCGCCGGGCTGCTCGACCTCAGCCGGGACAGCCGGTCGGTGGCATCacggctcgccgccgacgccggtggCACATTCTCCTACTGCCTGCCGCTCTCCACGACCTCCTCCCACGGCTTCCTCGCCATTGGCGAAGCCGACGTGCCCCACAACCGCACTGCTCGCgtgacggcggtggcgccgctggTGTACGACCCAGCCTTCCCTAACCATTACGTCATTGACCTCGCCGGCGTGAGCCTCGGCGGCCGCGACATCCCGATCCCgccccacgccgccaccgcgtccGCCGCCATGGTCCTCGACACGGCGCTGCCATACACCTACATGAAGCCGTCCATGTACGCGCCCCTCCGCGACGCGTTCCGGCGCGCCATGGCGCGGTACCCGCGTGCGCCGGCGATGGGCGACCTGGACACGTGCTACAACTTCACCGGGGTGCGGCACGAGGTGCTGATACCGCTCGTCCACCTCACGTTCCgcgggatcggcggcggcggcggcggccaggtcCTGGGTCTCGGCGCGGACCAGATGTTCTACATGTCGGAGCCCGGCAACTTCTTCTCGGTGACGTGCCTGGCGTTCGCGGCGCTGCCGTccgacggcgacgcggaggcgccGTTGGCGATGGTGATGGGGACGCTGGCGCAGTCGTCGATGGAGGTGGTGCACGACGTGCCGGGAGGGAAGATCGGGTTCATTCCGGGGAGCTGCTGA
- the LOC107281262 gene encoding aspartyl protease family protein At5g10770 produces the protein MALPHPPLVVCLLVLISCLLSGGVLAGSRRRYLTASLDELRGYNGHQVHSPPLTSPAATSGRKLSIRNSAAEKPAARDIHVRDRARLRTILQRSSSASAAASLAPYASPPTAMPPIPAVSVAPAPAPAVTIPDRSGTYLDTLEFVVAVGLGTPAQPSALIFDTGSDLSWVQCQPCGSSGHCHPQQDPLFDPSKSSTYAAVHCGEPQCAAAGDLCSEDNTTCLYLVRYGDGSSTTGVLSRDTLALTSSRALTGFPFGCGTRNLGDFGRVDGLLGLGRGELSLPSQAAASFGAVFSYCLPSSNSTTGYLTIGATPATDTGAAQYTAMLRKPQFPSFYFVELVSIDIGGYVLPVPPAVFTRGGTLLDSGTVLTYLPAQAYALLRDRFRLTMERYTPAPPNDVLDACYDFAGESEVVVPAVSFRFGDGAVFELDFFGVMIFLDENVGCLAFAAMDTGGLPLSIIGNTQQRSAEVIYDVAAEKIGFVPASC, from the exons ATGGCGTTGCCTCATCCGCCGCTGGTGGTGTGCTTGCTCGTGCTGATCAGCTGCCTTCTCAGCGGCGGCGTTCTCGCCGGTTCGCGGCGGCGCTACCTGACGGCCAGCCTCGACGAGCTGCGTGGATACAATGGTCATCAAGTTCATTCCCCTCCCCTGACGTCCCCAG CCGCAACATCTGGCCGCAAGCTCTCGATCCGAAACTCGGCCGCCGagaagccggcggcgcgcgacATCCACGTCCGAGACAGGGCACGGCTGCGCACCATCCTCCAGAGGTCGTCgtccgcgtcggccgccgcctccctcgctccgtacgcgtcgccgccgacggccatGCCACCCATTCCGGCCGTgtcggtggcgccggcgccggcaccggccGTGACAATCCCGGACCGCTCGGGGACCTACCTCGACACGCTGGagttcgtcgtcgccgtcggcctcggcACGCCGGCGCAGCCGTCCGCGCTCATCTTCGACACCGGCAGCGACCTGTCGTGGGTGCAGTGCCAGCCTTGCGGCTCCTCCGGCCACTGCCACCCGCAGCAGGACCCGCTGTTCGACCCGTCCAAGTCGTCCACCTACGCCGCCGTGCACTGCGGCGAGCCCCAgtgcgcggccgccggcgacctgtGCAGCGAGGACAACACCACCTGCCTCTACCTCGTCCGCTACGGCGACGGCTCGTCCACCACCGGCGTCCTCTCGCGCGACACGCTCGCGCTCACCTCCTCCCGGGCGCTCACCGGCTTCCCGTTCGGGTGCGGCACGCGCAACCTCGGCGACTTCGGCCGCGTCGACGgcctcctcggcctcggccgCGGCGAGCTCTCGCTGCCGTCGCAGGCCGCCGCGTCGTTCGGCGCCGTCTTCTCCTACTGCCTGCCGTCCAGCAACAGCACGACGGGGTACCTCACCATCGGCGCGACGCCGGCCACCGACACCGGCGCGGCGCAGTACACGGCGATGCTGCGGAAGCCGCAGTTCCCGTCCTTCTACTTCGTCGAGCTCGTCTCCATCGACATCGGCGGGTACGTCCTGCCGGTGCCGCCGGCCGTGTTCACTCGCGGCGGCACCCTCCTCGACTCCGGCACCGTCCTCACCTACCTCCCGGCGCAGGCGTACGCGCTGCTCCGGGACAGGTTCAGGCTCACCATGGAGCGgtacacgccggcgccgccgaacgACGTGCTCGACGCGTGCTACGACTTCGCCGGCGAGAGCGAGGTCGTCGTCCCGGCGGTGTCGTTCAggttcggcgacggcgccgtgTTCGAGCTCGACTTCTTCGGGGTCATGATCTTCCTGGACGAGAACGTCGGGTGCCTCGCGTTCGCGGCGATGGACACCGGCGGCTTGCCTCTGTCCATCATCGGGAACACGCAGCAGCGATCGGCGGAGGTGATCTACGACGTCGCCGCGGAGAAGATCGGTTTTGTCCCGGCTAGTTGCTGA
- the LOC107277751 gene encoding aspartyl protease AED1 produces MPLVHRRGIRSAFGGARSDENGGQPTADEAFDRDAVRLRSLFAVPRQLGGVEAGGGAPTPAPAAAAGGGVTVTPMVAPISVAPGALEYRVLAGYGAPAQRFPVAFDTNFGVSVLRCKPCVGGAPCDPAFEPSRSSSFAAIPCGSPECAVECTGASCPFTIQFGNVTVANGTLVRDTLTLPPSATFAGFTFGCIEVGADADTFDGAVGLIDLSRSSHSLASRVISNGATTSAAAFSYCLPSSSATSSRGFLSIGASRPEYSGGDIKYAPMSSNPNHPNSYFVDLVGISVGGEDLPVPPAVFAAHGTLLEAATEFTFLAPAAYAALRDAFRKDMAPYPAAPPFRVLDTCYNLTGLASLAVPAVALRFAGGTELELDVRQMMYFADPSSVFSSVACLAFAAAPLPAFPVSVIGTLAQRSTEVVYDLRGGRVGFIPGRC; encoded by the coding sequence ATGCCACTGGTGCACCGGCGCGGCATCCGTTCTGCGTTCGGTGGCGCGCGGAgcgacgagaacggcgggcaGCCGACCGCCGACGAGGCGTTCGACCGTGATGCTGTCCGCCTCCGTTCTCTCTTCGCCGTGCCGCGGCAGCTGGGCGGTGTGGAGGCGGGTGGTGGTGCCCCCACacctgctccggcggcggcggcgggtggtggtgtGACGGTTACTCCCATGGTGGCGCCCATCTCGGTGGCTCCTGGCGCGCTGGAGTACCGAGTCCTCGCCGGGTACGGCGCCCCGGCGCAGCGGTTCCCCGTGGCGTTCGACACCAACTTCGGCGTCTCGGTGCTCCGGTGCAAGCCGTgcgtcggcggcgcgccgtGCGACCCGGCGTTCGAGCCGTCCCGTTcgtcctccttcgccgccataCCGTGCGGCTCGCCGGAATGCGCGGTAGAGTGCACGGGAGCGAGCTGCCCGTTCACTATCCAGTTCGGGAACGTCACCGTCGCCAATGGCACGTTGGTCAGGGACACCCTCACGCTGCCCCCGTCGGCGACCTTCGCCGGCTTCACGTTCGGATGCATCGAggtcggcgccgacgccgacacgTTCGACGGCGCCGTCGGGCTGATCGACCTCAGCCGGAGCAGCCACTCGCTGGCGTCGCGAGTGATCTCAAACGGCGCcaccaccagcgccgccgccttctcctacTGCCTcccctcgtcgtcggcgacgagctcccGCGGCTTCCTCTCCATCGGCGCCAGCCGGCCAGAGTACTCCGGCGGCGACATCAAGTACGCGCCCATGTCGAGCAACCCCAACCACCCAAACTCCTACTTCGTCGACCTCGTCGGGAtcagcgtcggcggcgaggacctCCCCGTCCCGCCCGCCGTGTTCGCCGCCCACGGCACGCTGctggaggcggcgacggagtTCACCTTCCTCGCCCCGGCGGCCTACGCGGCGCTGCGCGACGCGTTCAGGAAGGACATGGCACCCtacccggcggcgccgccgttccGCGTGCTCGACACGTGCTACAACCTCACCGGGCTAGCCAGCCTCGCCGTGCCGGCCGTCGCGCTCAGGTTCGCCGGAGGAACGGAGCTGGAGCTCGACGTGCGGCAGATGATGTACTTCGCGGATCCGTCGAGCGTGTTCTCCTCCGTCGCGTGCCTCGcgttcgccgccgcgccgctcccggcATTCCCGGTGTCGGTCATCGGAACCCTGGCGCAGCGATCGACGGAGGTGGTGTACGACCTGCGGGGCGGCAGGGTCGGGTTCATCCCCGGGCGATGCTGA
- the LOC4340842 gene encoding nuclear pore complex protein NUP155 has translation MAWAEDEAIGPDVASAGLHVSERIGRDAAAQPDLEEALEASRYASHPYSSHPKEWPPLVEVAETRQLPPMLVERYNAAAGEGTALCGIFSEVHRAWATVDNSFFIWRFDKWDGQCQEHNADEQVICAVGLARAKPGVFVAAIQYLLVLATPVELILVGVCCSASGDGTDPYAELSLQPLPEYIISTDGVTMTCITCTDKGQIFLSGRDGHIYELQYTTGSGWRKRCRKVCLTTGLGSLLSRWVLPNAFKFSAVDPIVDMVIDEERNTIYARTEGMKMQLFDLGATGDGPLRKITEEKNLVDPRDAPYGSRRPNAQRAARSPKPSIVCIAPLSAMESKWLHAVAVLSDGKRLFLSTSGGSSSVGLSTGLQRPSCLKIVATRPSPPLGVGGGLTFGAVSAAGRAQPEDLALKVESAFYSAGALIMSDSSATAMSSLLAVQKDSAAQLSLPSTFGTASRSSRALRETVSALPVEGRMLCASDVFPLPDAAFIMQSLYADVECFASFGKPSEKSSIKLWAKGDLPTQHILPRRRIVIFNTMGLMEVVFNRPVDILRKLFDGNTLRSQLEEFFSRFGAGEAAAMCLMLAAKLLYAEDSLISNAVSEKAAEAFEDPGLVGMPQIDGSTALSNTRTQAGGFSMGQVVQEAQPIFSGAYEGLCLCSSRLLYPIWELPIMVVRGLVGSNDRGDGVVVCRLSTGAMKVLESKIRSLETFLRSRRNKRRGLYGYVAGLGDSGSILYKAGPIIGSGGHSSGKSPYSSRIRDADPTDQSASNKKQRLPYTSAELAAMEVRAIECLRRLLRRSGEALFLLQLICQHNVARLVQTLGNDLRKKLVQLTFHQLVCSEDGDQLAMRLISALMEYYIGPEGRGTVDEISTKLREGCPSYFNESDYKYYLAVECLERASMTNNHDEKDILARDAFNLLTKIPDSADLSAICKRFENLRFYEAVVRLPLQKAQALDSNADVINGQIDARHHDTITAQREQCYKIVMNALRTLKGVGQSGTQGADKSSASVTALDPASRGKYIKQIIQLSVQWPDTVFHEHLYRTLIELGLENELLEYGGSDLVAFLQSAGRKHHEEVQGLSVVASKASKLTDLDAPISTSQTKYLELLARYYVLKGEHIAAARMLLILAERQCSSAEEAPTLDQRYQYLSSAAIQAKSAGITADSSRNPIDSSTIDLLEGKLAVLRFQMQIKQELEFMASQLENLSGSSESPNDPFPRDNILADADTARFAMDKAKELSLNLKSITQLYNDYAVPFNLWEVCLEMLNFANYSGDADSKIVREIWARLLDQALTRGGVAEACSVVRRVGSKLDPADGACLPLDIICLHLEKAALDRLSSGEELVGDEDVARALLGACKGLPEPVLAVYDQLLSNGAIVPSLNLKLRLLRSVLAILREWGMTVIAHKLGTTTAGASFFLDGTFSLNQTWSLNQGVRDKISSLANRYMAEVRRLSLPKNQTENVYRGFQELEEKLLTN, from the exons ATGGCTTGGGCGGAGGACGAGGCGATTGGCCCCGACGTGGCCTCCGCGGGGCTCCACGTCTCGGAGCGGAtcggccgcgacgccgccgctcaGCCCGACCTGGAGGAGGCCCTCGAGGCCTCGCGCTACGCCTCCCATCCCTACTCCTCGCATCCCAAGGAG TGGCCTCCTTTGGTGGAAGTAGCAGAAACTAGGCAGTTACCTCCTATGCTGGTTGAAAGATATAATGCCGCTGCTGGTGAAGGAACAGCTCTTTGTGGAATATTTTCTGAAGTACACCGTGCCTGGGCAACTGTTgacaattcattttttatttggcGCTTTGATAAGTG GGATGGGCAATGTCAAGAGCATAACGCGGATGAACAAGTGATTTGTGCTGTTGGCCTTGCTAGAGCAAAGCCTGGTGTTTTTGTTGCAGCCATTCAGTACCTTTTAGTATTAGCAACTCCTGTTGAG CTGATACTTGTCGGAGTTTGCTGTTCAGCTAGTGGTGATGGAACTGATCCGTATGCGGAGCTCTCATTGCAACCTTTACCTGAGTACATTATTTCTACTGATGGTGTCACAATGACATGCATCACTTGTACAGATAAGGGTCAAATTTTCCTATCTGGGCGTGATGGCCATATATATGAGCTGCAATATACAACTGGTTCAGGTTGGCGAAAGCGCTGCCGTAAAGTTTGCCTTACTACTGGTTTAGGCAGCCTTCTTTCCAG GTGGGTTTTGCCAAATGCATTCAAGTTCTCGGCTGTTGATCCTATTGTTGATATGGTTATTGATGAGGagagaaatacaatttatgCGCGCACAGAAGGCATGAAGATGCAGCTATTTGATTTAGGAGCTACTGGCGATGGTCCTCTGAGAAAGATCACTGAAGAAAAGAATCTTGTTGATCCACGAGATGCACCTTATGGCAGTCGGAGGCCTAATGCACAAAGAGCTGCACGATCCCCAAAACCATCAATTGTCTGCATTGCACCTTTGTCAGCTATGGAATCAAAATGGCTTCATGCTGTTGCTGTTTTATCAGATGGCAAGAGACTGTTCCTTTCTACATCAGGTGGGAGTAGTTCAGTTGGACTTAGCACTGGTTTGCAGAGGCCAAGCTGTCTAAAAATTGTTGCTACCAGGCCTTCCCCACCTCTAGGGGTTGGTGGTGGTCTCACATTTGGTGCTGTTTCAGCTGCTGGCAGAGCTCAACCTGAGGATCTTGCTTTAAAAGTGGAGTCCGCTTTCTATTCTGCCGGTGCTCTTATAATGTCAGATTCATCTGCTACAGCTATGTCCTCCCTTCTCGCTGTGCAGAAAGATTCAGCTGCCCAATTATCCCTTCCCAGTACTTTTGGGACAGCATCTAGAAGCTCGAGGGCTCTGCGAGAAACAGTCTCTGCTTTGCCTGTTGAAGGTCGGATGCTTTGTGCCTCTGATGTCTTCCCGCTTCCAGATGCTGCTTTCATCATGCAGTCATTATATGCAGACGTGGAATGCTTTGCATCTTTTGGAAAACCTTCTGAGAAGTCATCCATTAAACTGTGGGCTAAAGGAGATCTTCCTACCCAGCATATCTTACCTCGGAGGAGGATTGTTATATTCAATACTATGGGTTTGATGGAGGTAGTTTTTAACAGACCTGTTGATATCCTAAGAAAATTGTTTGATGGGAACACTTTGAGATCTCAGTTAGAAGAATTCTTTAGCCGCTTTGGTGCTGGAGAGGCTGCAGCAATGTGCTTAATGCTAGCTGCTAAGCTGCTTTATGCTGAAGATAGCCTGATAAGCAATGCAGTTTCTGAGAAAGCTGCTGAAGCATTTGAGGACCCTGGACTTGTCGGAATGCCTCAAATTGATGGCAGTACTGCCTTGTCTAACACTCGAACTCAGGCTGGAGGCTTTAGTATGGGACAAGTTGTTCAAGAAGCACAACCTATATTTTCTGGTGCATATGAAGGGCTTTGCTTGTGCTCTTCTAGACTACTGTATCCTATCTGGGAACTTCCAATTATGGTGGTTCGAGGACTGGTAGGTTCCAATGATCGTGGTGATGGTGTGGTTGTTTGCAGGCTTTCTACTGGGGCCATGAAGGTTCTTGAGAGTAAGATCCGTTCATTGGAAACATTTTTGAGGTcaagaagaaacaaaagaagAGGACTTTATGGTTATGTTGCTGGTCTAGGAGATTCTGGTTCCATACTGTACAAAGCAGGGCCTATCATTGGGTCTGGTGGTCATAGCAGTGGGAAGAGTCCATACAGCTCTCGCATTAGAGACGCTGATCCAACAGATCAGTCTGCATCAAATAAAAAGCAAAGGCTGCCTTACACATCAGCCGAACTAGCTGCGATGGAG GTGAGGGCAATTGAGTGCCTTAGGCGGTTGCTTCGAAGATCTGGTGAAGCACTCTTTCTGCTTCAACTTATTTGCCAGCATAATGTTGCTCGCTTGGTTCAGACACTAGGTAATGATTTGCGCAAGAAACTAGTTCAGTTAACATTTCATCAGTTGGTATGTTCTGAGGATGGTGACCAGCTTGCCATGCGCCTTATTTCTGCACTCATGGAG TACTATATCGGTCCAGAGGGCAGGGGAACTGTTGATGAGATCAGCACTAAATTGAGAGAGGGTTGTCCTAGTTACTTCAATGAGTCagattataaatattacttagCAGTGGAATGCCTTGAGAGAGCATCTATGACAAACAATCATGACGAGAAAGACATCCTTGCTAGAGATGCCTTCAATCTTTTAACTAAAATTCCTGACTCTGCTGACTTGAGTGCTATATGCAAGAGATTTGAGAACCTAAG GTTCTACGAGGCAGTAGTCCGTTTGCCTTTACAGAAAGCTCAAGCACTTGATTCCAATGCTGATGTTATTAATGGGCAAATCGACGCAAGGCATCATGATACTATAACTGCACAGCGTGAACAGTGCTATAAAATAGTTATGAATGCTTTACGTACCCTCAAGGGTGTTGGACAGAGTGGCACACAAGGTGCAGACAAGTCATCTGCTTCAGTTACTGCACTTGATCCAGCTTCTCGAGGGAAGTATATTAAACAGATTATTCAATTAAGTGTCCAGTGGCCAGACACAGTGTTTCATGAGCATCTGTATAGGACTCTTATTGAGCTTGGTTTGGAAAATGAACTTTTGGAATATGGAGGTTCTGATCTGGTTGCTTTTCTCCAGAGCGCTGGTCGTAAGCATCATGAAGAG GTTCAAGGACTTTCTGTGGTTGCATCAAAAGCCTCTAAACTGACTGATTTGGATGCACCTATTTCAACTAGTCAAACCAAGTATCTTGAGCTGCTAGCCAGGTATTATGTTCTCAAGGGGGAGCATATTGCTGCTGCTAGAATGTTGTTGATATTGGCAGAAAGACAGTGCTCCAGTGCGGAAGAAGCTCCAACTCTTGACCAGAG GTATCAATATCTGAGCAGTGCAGCGATTCAGGCCAAAAGTGCAGGCATTACTGCAGATTCTTCGAGGAATCCTATTGATAGCAGCACGATAGATCTACTTGAAGGCAAACTTGCAGTTCTTCGGTTCCAAATGCAAATCAAGCAAGAACTAGAGTTCATGGCTTCACAGCTTGAAAATCTGTCAGGCAGTTCTGAATCACCAAATGATCCCTTTCCTCGTGATAACATTCTAGCTGATGCGGATACTGCTAGATTTGCCATGGACAAGGCTAAAGAGCTTTCACTGAATCTAAAGAGTATTACTCAACTTTACAACGATTATGCTGTTCCATTTAATCTTTGGGAG GTTTGCCTGGAAATGCTCAACTTTGCAAATTATTCTGGAGATGCTGACAGTAAAATTGTTCGAGAAATTTGGGCCAGGCTTCTTGACCAGGCACTTACAAGAGGTGGTGTTGCAGAAGCATGTTCTGTGGTGAGAAGAGTAGGTTCAAAACTTGATCCTGCAGATGGCGCTTGTTTACCATTGGATATAATATGCCTTCATCTCGAGAAGGCTGCATTG GATAGATTAAGCTCAGGAGAAGAATTAGTTGGTGACGAGGATGTTGCAAGAGCCCTTCTCGGAGCCTGTAAAGGTCTACCTGAACCTGTGCTTGCCGTGTATGATCAACTGTTATCAAATGGCGCTATTGTTCCCTCCCTAAACCTGAAGCTGCGGCTTCTGAGATCAGTTCTTGCAATCCTTCGTGAATGGGGCATGACTGTCATTGCACATAAACTAGGCACCACAACTGCTGGGGCTTCATTCTTTCTTGATGGAACATTTTCGCTGAATCAAACATGGTCTTTAAATCAAGGCGTTCGAGATAAAATAAGTAGTTTGGCAAACCG GTATATGGCTGAGGTGAGGCGGTTAAGCCTTCCAAAGAACCAAACAGAGAATGTCTATCGAGGTTTCCAAGAGCTAGAGGAGAAATTATTAACTAATTAG